A genome region from Sceloporus undulatus isolate JIND9_A2432 ecotype Alabama chromosome 1, SceUnd_v1.1, whole genome shotgun sequence includes the following:
- the LOC121915607 gene encoding LOW QUALITY PROTEIN: DNA polymerase beta-like (The sequence of the model RefSeq protein was modified relative to this genomic sequence to represent the inferred CDS: inserted 2 bases in 1 codon): MSKRKAPQENPNAGITGFVSELANYERNVNRAIHKYNAYRKAASVISKYPSNIKSGAEAKKLDSVGAKIAEKIDEFLSTGKLRKREKIRQDDTSSSINFLTRVSGIGPDAARKFVDEGIKTLEDLKKNEHKLNHHQRIGLKYFEDFEKRIPRNEMLEMQEIVLSEVKGVDPQYIATVCGSFWRGAESSGDMDILLAHPDFTSESPKQPKLLHQVVEQLEKVHFVMDTLSKGDTXCQLPCKEEGTNYPYRRIDIRLIPKDQYYCGVLYFTGSDIFNKNMRTHVLKKGFTLNEYTIRRLGITGVAGEPLPVDSEKDIFEYIQWKYREPKDRSE, encoded by the exons ATGAGCAAAAGGAAGGCCCCCCAGGAGAACCCCAATGCTGGCATCACCGGCTTCGTCTCTGAACTAGCCAACTATGAGAGGAATGTGAACAGAGCCATCCACAAGTACAATGCCTACAGGAAAGCAGCTTCTGTAATATCCAAGTATCCAAGCAACATCAAAAGTGGAGCTGAAGCCAAGAAACTAGATAGCGTTGGAGCAAAAATTGCTGAAAAGATTGATGAGTTTTTATCTACTGGGAAATTGCGGAAACGGGAAAAGATTCGACAGGATGATACGAGTTCTTCAATCAATTTCCTGACTAGAGTTAGCGGCATTGGTCCTGACGCAGCCAGGAAATTTGTGGATGAAGGAATCAAAACACTGGAAGATCTAAAGAAAAATGAGCACAAATTGAACCATCATCAACGGATCGGTTTAAAGTACTTTGAAGACTTCGAGAAAAGAATCCCTAGGAATGAAATGTTGGAGATGCAGGAAATCGTATTAAGCGAGGTCAAGGGAGTGGACCCCCAATACATTGCTACGGTGTGTGGCAGTTTCTGGCGAGGTGCAGAATCAAGTGGGGACATGGACATCCTCCTCGCCCATCCAGACTTCACATCAGAATCTCCCAAACAGCCAAAGCTTTTGCACCAAGTGGTCGAGCAACTGGAGAAGGTCCACTTTGTCATGGATACTCTGTCAAAGGGAGACAC ATGTCAGCTTCCATGCAAAGAGGAAGGAACTAACTACCCATACAGGAGAATCGATATTAGGTTGATTCCCAAAGATCAGTATTACTGTGGAGTTTTGTACTTTACTGGAAGCGACATATTCAATAAGAACATGCGCACCCACGTGCTGAAGAAGGGCTTCACGCTCAACGAATACACGATCCGGCGCTTGGGCATCACCGGGGTCGCTGGAGAACCCCTCCCTGTGGACAGTGAGAAAGACATCTTTGAGTACATCCAGTGGAAGTACCGGGAGCCAAAAGACCGGAGTGAATAG